TGACTGCCCTTTGCTCTGCTCAGACCCCTTCCTGACCTCCCTGGCCACAGGATAATGTCCAAGCTTTTCGACCTGGCGTTCACAGACCTTCGGGACAGCCCCGTCCTCTTGCTTTCTGCAGTGATGTCACTGTTCTCTATCTGTACGCTCTACTACAGCAGCCACTGAGCACTTGAAGTGTGGCCAGTGTGGCCGAGGAAgtaaatttttcctttcctttcagtgCAGTTCATTTAAATAGCTACCTGTATCCGCGTTGGACAGCACAGCTGCAAGGGCTACGTCCACCCTTCCAGACAGATCTGCCCTTAAAGTCTCTTAAGCAACTGCCCCTGGGGAGCCAGGCTCGTTCCCATGTCCTGCCCTTGGCCCACGCCATGGCCTCTGCCCAGAATGCCATCCCAGCTTCCGCCCAGATTCTCTAACACACTCTCAGTCCCCAACTTAAATGTGGTGCAGGCTTGAAGGGGGTCCAGGATTTGGGTGGGTTGATTAAAATGCCCCTTCCCCTATTTTACTTCCCAAATGAGGTAATGTAAAACATCCTGGTGACAGTTATACGGCCACTTCTGAAAGCCCTGAGAACGGGAGATGTCCCTGGCCCAGGGGGGCTGAGACGGCTGAGAAAGGCATACCTCATGAGCACCCAGGCCTCCAGCCCAGGACCCACGAGGGACAAACAAGACCCAGGAATGGGCTCAGAGGTTCAGAACTTCAATTCTCTGCCACCATAGGGGTAAACGGCCAGGGAGAAGTAACAAAGAGCTTCTTCCCGACCAACCCCCTGATGGAGAGCTACTCGTTCTCTCCAGGACCCCAGGACAGGAGTCTCAAGGTGGCCGAGACACCTGGCcctcagagggaaggagaaaccaAACATAAGACAGAAAGCTGGGAGCCTCTGGGAGACTTCCAAGTAAGACAGAGGGCCAGCTGTTCCAAACAGGTCACCTTTATTAAGCTCAtcttgtgtgtgtgcgcacatgggTGTGTGCGCGCCTGAgtacacgcgtgcacacacacgcaggcTCATACTTTAGGCCTGGGGCACCACCCCATAAAGCTGGTGGGGAAGTAACTTCTGCTTCTCGTTGCAACTGTAGATCCATCGGGGGCGGACAAACACCAAGGAGGGGTTGTCCATCAGGGCCTGCAGGGTGGAGTGGGGTGCACATGGGAACATGTGAGTGAGGAGGGGACGGAGGGGACACAAGGGCGGGTTGGGTGGCCCTTTCCCTGCCCTGCTGGAACTCACCTCCTCAAAACTGGGGTCCCACTCCTGTGCTGTGATCACAAACTGGACCCGGTCGCTCATATAGTCTTCAAGTTCCCTGGcgggagaaggagagaagcagaggattGGTGTCCCCTCTCTTGACATCTTAGCCCCCAACTGTTCTCCAAggccatcctccctccctcctcacctaCATCTCCCAAGGGCTACCTGGGCACCCCCTTCCGTTCTCCCACGTGCCAACCTTGCCACAGCCCTAAAACCGAGGCCTCCCAATGTTGCTAATCCTTTCAGAAGGCAGGTCGGGGGAGCCTCATTTTAGagaaggggatgggaggggaagcTATCTATCCAGGGATGCCCAGCAGAGCGAGCAGGGCCTGTGCCCACCCTGCAGCCCTTCACCTCCTCCACGGGCCCGATCGCTttccttcccacaacccctcctccctacccttgcccccaccccctggagaCTGACCCATTGAAGGCTGTGACATATCGGCTGAGCTTCCGCCGCTCGTCCCCAGGGAACTCCCCATACAGGAAGAAGTGTTTGCCCTGGAAGAAGTCTGCAGGGGAGATGGTGGGAGAGCCAAGTGTGAGGCCACTGGAGTTTCAAAGCACCAGCCAGGAGCCGCAGAACACTTGGAGGCAGGACTGGAAGGCCAGTGGAGTGGACGGAGAGGGGTGTTTGTGAACACCCTGGCAGAGATGTCGCTCACAGACGGTTCCCAGTTGGGCAGGCCCATCAAAACCTttctggagctttttttttttttctttaatggtgaaagaattactattactattactgtaATAGTAATTACGAATTACTATTACTGCAATGTGTTTCTTACATGAGGTAAATCCCAGATGGGCAGGTGGCACTTAGCTAGCTCCGTGCGGTTAAAAGCTTTGTAGCCTGTCACTTCTTCACCTTGGCTGCCTCGCCCCTTTTCAGCCAGTGCCTTCTCTGGCTCTGACCTTCTGGATGcctctttcctttgttccatTTTAGTAGGGCTTTCCAGACCATCAATTTGCTGATGCCACTTCTGGGGCCATGGAGGATCAAAGCGCTTACGTGCCCATCACCCACAAGGAACCGGGTGGAAACGGCCTCTTCCAGTGGCCACCGACCCTCACCTCTGTTCAGGCGCTGGCTGCCCATCTTCTCCCTCCATTCTCCACTGGCCGAGGCTCTGACCCTTGCCCCCCAGCCTGCGTCCCCTGCATTCATGTTGGGGTGACAAACAGCAATGCCAACACCACCCGGGTCCCAACAGAGATCGGTGCCCACATCGTCTGTGTGCCTGGGTGACATCCCACACCAACAGAACCGAACCCGGGGGGCAGGTGAGGGAGGTGCCGTTCGCACTTGGGTGGAAAGCCCTGGGCTATGATGGAGGTGGTCACAGCAGGAAGTCAGGAGGGGGAACCGAGAGAGAAGTCGTGGGAGGATGCCAAGCAGAAGGGAACAGGCCCAAGGCAACAAGAAGGTAGCAGAGGCAGGAACTGcgggggaaggaggtgggggggcaaGTCACAAGTCACGAGGAGCAGGGGGTACAGCAGCGATCCCAGGGCTGGCGGAGAAGTGAGAAAGACCAATCCCACTTCGGGAGGCACGGAGGGATTTCCTACCTGGGAGCTCCGGAACTGGCAGGTCGGGAGACTCTGGGGGACCCTCATTgtctgtgttctcatctgtggATCCTGCATACGGGTCCTCGCCATTCTCCCCCTGGTCAGGGGGCTGCTTTTGCTCCCTCTGCTCGGCCACCCTGAGAGAGCcaacaggggtgggggaagagcgTGCAGATCAGATCACCTCCACCCGAGCCTGGGGCCACCCtgacccccagccctgccttaCCTTCTCAGCTCATCCTCAGTATCCCCAGAATCTTCTGCCCCATTGCCCAGTTCTTCTGCAGGTGGAAGCTTAGTCAATGCAAGGCACGTGCTTGGTAATCCTCCCTTCCAGTCTTTTGCCCAAACACAGATGCAGGCATGCCAACCCCCAAGCTCAAGGGCCCTCCAGATCCAGTTACCTGGGACCctcagcctcctctcccccagaTCCACTgtctgggatccagccccaccttCCTTAGATATAGGAATCTGGGTTTCCAGCTTTATTCTCCTTCAGACCCAgaagtccaggcccccagccccttctcctccctagacccaggagtccagggccCTCCCCTCTCAGGCTCTGACCTGACTGTTCCCCCTCAGTGTCAGTATCTTCCCGAGGCCCTGTTGAGGCTGGTTTGGTCTCTTCTGGGGTTGTGGGTCTCTGGGGTGAGCTGGGTCCTGCTGCCTGAGGGGGCTTGGTTTTGGTCTGAGGGCgctgaggagggaggggacagcacGGGCGTGAGCGTGTGTTCTCACAGAAGGCAGGAGTGGAGAGTCTGGGGTACCACCACAGACCCACGTCCTCCTCCCACCGCACCTCCCCCACCAAGACAGGGGGCATAGGACCTTTTGGGGGAGCTTGGGGGCTTCATCCCCACTGCTGCCGCTGTGAGAGCCCCCTTCATCCTCACTGCTGGAGCTTGGCCCTGCCATGAGGTACCTAGGGGAGGAATCAGGCCTCAGATAAACAGCACATCCTGTCTCGCGGAGGGGTGCTCAGGAAGCCACGGGGACTGGCATTTGTGAAGCACTCGGGATGCCTCACCTTCCACCTTTGGAAGGGCCCCGCTGAACCTGTTTCAAAGACCTTGAGGCCACGTTCACGGTTCCTTACGTGGCTGACACTCCAGGAAAGGGGCTCCCCTAGCTGGACCCTAACAGCTCCTGCTCACGCGGCATTTCCTACGTGCCAGGCACAAGAGCCTTTTGAATGCTGTTTCTCCAGCCTGCCATGCTTCTCATGCTCCCGAAGCAGACTTCACGGAGCCTCAGGGACGCCAGGCGAGTCCTCTCTCCTCGGCAGCCTcgcagcccccacccctcctctcagAAGCCTGCTGACGCTGGGCGAGCCCACCCTGTGTTCTCCACGTACGGAGGCCCCAGTCTGATTTCCTTCCAGATCCCCAGCTCTGCCCGGCACGGGCCACGGGATGCGGGGCAGGAATGgtgtgtgcgcgcacatgcgTGTATGTAGCCATGAATCCAGCGAGGCCTCACCTCCGGGAGGGCAGCCGCCGCCGCATTCGGTGACAGTCCAGCACCCACTCTTTCCGCACGATGCGGCCTCCAAGGCCTAGGACCTGGCTGTACTTGGGGGTGTTGGCAAAGGCACAGCtggtgggggaagaaggaaggtgcGGTCAGCCAGGTGTGGTCTGAGGGGCAAACGGGAAAGAGGGTCGGGGacagaggggaagaaagacatgaataaaagagaaagagaaggccatgagagaaacagaaaaagacattagGAGACCAAGGGACAGATGTAGGAATCAGAAAAGAGGCAGAAGATACAGAGAACGGAAGAGACACAGGCAGAGACGGGcagacaggaagaaacagaaagtaagatggaggagacagaggggTGGCGGGGAGCGCGGCGGGGAGGAGGGCGCCGGCCTACATGAGGTGGGTGCTGTCTGGAGTCCAGTCTGGCCGATACTTGGCCCCCAGCTCCAGGGCCTTGTCCCGGAGCTCTGAGCGGAAGGGGTTCTGGAAGCCACTCAGCACCACCACCACACCTTGAAGGATCTTCCCCAGCTCCTGCGGGCCAGCTCGGGGCCCCCTGGGCTCCGTGGCTTCTCGGGTCTTCCCTGGCACTGTGCCTCGTGCTGAAGCAGGGACTGGGGTGCTGCTGGCTGGGGTACGGGTGGGAGCTGGCACTGGGGAAGCCAAAGAGTAGATTCACTTAGTACTGCTGGGACTaaaccccagcccctcctccctcagacccaggggccccggcccctcctcccacagacccCAGGAttccaggcccccagccctcctctcccAGGAGGCAGGAACACAGGCCCCTGTGACAACAAGGAATCCAGGGCTCACATTTGGGTCTCTTGAGGGCAGGTGGTGAGGGCTGGGCTGATGCTTTGCCGGgcatcttcttttcttcttggttcAAATCcaattttctcttccctttggggGCCTCCTGAGGCTGAGGGGTTGGGATGAGACGAGGCCTGTggcttctcccctccttctccacccCACCAGGGTCTGATAATCTCACCTTGGAGGCGCCGCCCACTGCCCTGGAGACTGGAGAGGCCGAAGAGGCGGCACTAGAGGCCTGCAGCGTAGCAGCTGCGTAGCTGGGTCCTGCTGGGTCGGTGGCTGTGGCTACAGAGGGAGAAAGTGGATCCAGGGTGAGGGGGCTGGGCCCTAAGACCCTTCACCTCCTACCCATGGGGCAGAGCGTTGTTCTCGTAACGCGGTAGTgatccaggcccccagccccctcctccctcagacctggGAGCCTCtagcctcctcctccctcagacccaagTCCAGGTTCCAACCCTGGACTCAATGGGGACTCACGTTTCCGCACTCACCGGGGGATGTCTTATTGATCCGGCTGAAGAAGAGGGCCCCGGGTCTCAGGGAGTTAGCACCCTCATCCTCCTCCTTCACGCGGAACTGGCCAAGCTTGGTCACCTTCTAAGGTCTCACAAGGTCAGTACGGTGAGTGGCTGTTGGCAGGTGGGGGTGAAGAGGTAGGGAGAGGGCTccgggaggtggtggggagagctTACCTGGGGTGAGGCCTCCACCTCCTCTTTGTCTGGGGGGCTGTGAAACCGTATAAAACTCAGGCCATAGGGGGAGTCCTAGGAAAGGAGGGTGGGAGTCAAGAAGTGCGGCCAAGGCAGAGCCCCTTGGGGAAACCCCCTTCTGGCTCTTTCCCTCCTATGGACACACATGTCTAGGGAGGTGCCCAGAGGACAATGGCGACAATACAGCATCAAGCTGGCAGTGAGCCCTAACTCTGGGCCAGGTGCGGCGACAAGCCCTTTACGTGCATCAGCTCCGTCAGCCTCAAAGCGAGTGACAAAGGCTGCCGGTGTCCAAGCGAATCCTCTCCCACATGCTCAAATTCCTGACTACAGAATGGGAGGGAGCACTGTGCACCACTTCGGGAGCACAGAACTGCTCCAGGCTCTTTCCCGCTCTACCGGCTAGGGGAGCCTGGATGACCGGACAGACACTCCCAAAGACAGGTCCATGGGTAAGAAGTCTACCTCTACTGTGTGGTGTCATGATATACTTGAGTCTCTTTGGTAGCACAGCTTAGCATCCCTAACCCACAGCAACCCTATTaggatcaggaaactgaggccagaaaggttaagtcacttgcctaaggtcacacagctaagaagt
The Lynx canadensis isolate LIC74 chromosome E2, mLynCan4.pri.v2, whole genome shotgun sequence genome window above contains:
- the XRCC1 gene encoding DNA repair protein XRCC1 isoform X2, encoding MPEIRLRHVVSCSSQDSTHCAENLLKADTYRKWRAAKAGEKTISVVLQLEKEEQIHSVDIGNDGSAFVEVLVGSSAGGAGEQDYEVLLVTSSFMSPSESRSGSNPNRVRIFGPDKLVRAAAEKRWDRVKIVCSQPYSKDSPYGLSFIRFHSPPDKEEVEASPQKVTKLGQFRVKEEDEGANSLRPGALFFSRINKTSPATATDPAGPSYAAATLQASSAASSASPVSRAVGGASKPQEAPKGKRKLDLNQEEKKMPGKASAQPSPPALKRPKLPAPTRTPASSTPVPASARGTVPGKTREATEPRGPRAGPQELGKILQGVVVVLSGFQNPFRSELRDKALELGAKYRPDWTPDSTHLICAFANTPKYSQVLGLGGRIVRKEWVLDCHRMRRRLPSRRYLMAGPSSSSEDEGGSHSGSSGDEAPKLPQKRPQTKTKPPQAAGPSSPQRPTTPEETKPASTGPREDTDTEGEQSEELGNGAEDSGDTEDELRRVAEQREQKQPPDQGENGEDPYAGSTDENTDNEGPPESPDLPVPELPDFFQGKHFFLYGEFPGDERRKLSRYVTAFNGELEDYMSDRVQFVITAQEWDPSFEEALMDNPSLVFVRPRWIYSCNEKQKLLPHQLYGVVPQA
- the XRCC1 gene encoding DNA repair protein XRCC1 isoform X4, whose amino-acid sequence is MSPSESRSGSNPNRVRIFGPDKLVRAAAEKRWDRVKIVCSQPYSKDSPYGLSFIRFHSPPDKEEVEASPQKVTKLGQFRVKEEDEGANSLRPGALFFSRINKTSPATATDPAGPSYAAATLQASSAASSASPVSRAVGGASKVRLSDPGGVEKEGRSHRPRLIPTPQPQEAPKGKRKLDLNQEEKKMPGKASAQPSPPALKRPKLPAPTRTPASSTPVPASARGTVPGKTREATEPRGPRAGPQELGKILQGVVVVLSGFQNPFRSELRDKALELGAKYRPDWTPDSTHLICAFANTPKYSQVLGLGGRIVRKEWVLDCHRMRRRLPSRRYLMAGPSSSSEDEGGSHSGSSGDEAPKLPQKRPQTKTKPPQAAGPSSPQRPTTPEETKPASTGPREDTDTEGEQSEELGNGAEDSGDTEDELRRVAEQREQKQPPDQGENGEDPYAGSTDENTDNEGPPESPDLPVPELPDFFQGKHFFLYGEFPGDERRKLSRYVTAFNGELEDYMSDRVQFVITAQEWDPSFEEALMDNPSLVFVRPRWIYSCNEKQKLLPHQLYGVVPQA
- the XRCC1 gene encoding DNA repair protein XRCC1 isoform X1, with amino-acid sequence MPEIRLRHVVSCSSQDSTHCAENLLKADTYRKWRAAKAGEKTISVVLQLEKEEQIHSVDIGNDGSAFVEVLVGSSAGGAGEQDYEVLLVTSSFMSPSESRSGSNPNRVRIFGPDKLVRAAAEKRWDRVKIVCSQPYSKDSPYGLSFIRFHSPPDKEEVEASPQKVTKLGQFRVKEEDEGANSLRPGALFFSRINKTSPATATDPAGPSYAAATLQASSAASSASPVSRAVGGASKVRLSDPGGVEKEGRSHRPRLIPTPQPQEAPKGKRKLDLNQEEKKMPGKASAQPSPPALKRPKLPAPTRTPASSTPVPASARGTVPGKTREATEPRGPRAGPQELGKILQGVVVVLSGFQNPFRSELRDKALELGAKYRPDWTPDSTHLICAFANTPKYSQVLGLGGRIVRKEWVLDCHRMRRRLPSRRYLMAGPSSSSEDEGGSHSGSSGDEAPKLPQKRPQTKTKPPQAAGPSSPQRPTTPEETKPASTGPREDTDTEGEQSEELGNGAEDSGDTEDELRRVAEQREQKQPPDQGENGEDPYAGSTDENTDNEGPPESPDLPVPELPDFFQGKHFFLYGEFPGDERRKLSRYVTAFNGELEDYMSDRVQFVITAQEWDPSFEEALMDNPSLVFVRPRWIYSCNEKQKLLPHQLYGVVPQA
- the XRCC1 gene encoding DNA repair protein XRCC1 isoform X3 gives rise to the protein MVLLVTSSFMSPSESRSGSNPNRVRIFGPDKLVRAAAEKRWDRVKIVCSQPYSKDSPYGLSFIRFHSPPDKEEVEASPQKVTKLGQFRVKEEDEGANSLRPGALFFSRINKTSPATATDPAGPSYAAATLQASSAASSASPVSRAVGGASKVRLSDPGGVEKEGRSHRPRLIPTPQPQEAPKGKRKLDLNQEEKKMPGKASAQPSPPALKRPKLPAPTRTPASSTPVPASARGTVPGKTREATEPRGPRAGPQELGKILQGVVVVLSGFQNPFRSELRDKALELGAKYRPDWTPDSTHLICAFANTPKYSQVLGLGGRIVRKEWVLDCHRMRRRLPSRRYLMAGPSSSSEDEGGSHSGSSGDEAPKLPQKRPQTKTKPPQAAGPSSPQRPTTPEETKPASTGPREDTDTEGEQSEELGNGAEDSGDTEDELRRVAEQREQKQPPDQGENGEDPYAGSTDENTDNEGPPESPDLPVPELPDFFQGKHFFLYGEFPGDERRKLSRYVTAFNGELEDYMSDRVQFVITAQEWDPSFEEALMDNPSLVFVRPRWIYSCNEKQKLLPHQLYGVVPQA